The following proteins come from a genomic window of Hydractinia symbiolongicarpus strain clone_291-10 chromosome 2, HSymV2.1, whole genome shotgun sequence:
- the LOC130629737 gene encoding uncharacterized protein PF3D7_1120000-like, with translation MADEEKQVDKIEEKNAEQVEQNEALVEQSGEQVEVKEESQGEEIKQEELINPEEEGVVENKDEKPVEEPKEEIKEIEEKQEEQKPSVETKVEKTKKEDVKTTDQTDGPAKVESKKLEEVENKTEETKTAKKTETKEEPSNAAGLEQPPITTQNDKEIAIFAHNKIRKTHNLTELKWDEDLANSAQEWAVELAKQNSELKLSDPKTNDYGENLYLSEGTSVSARSYQAVLCWYKHVKDYEVGNDVLDKALTFTQLLWPATNKFGVGVAYREDTKKTYIVARYSPPGNTKLSEILEHVKKTGTAPKIPRIEELISPIDSSSQEGDKPSNMSTLFDVLCHWCISNGDKPIEKDKGMRQQISRGSAAKKETKEPENAAKK, from the exons ATGGCTGACGAAGAAAAGCAAGTCGACAAAATAGAGGAGAAAAATGCAGAACAGGTCGAGCAGAATGAAGCACTGGTTGAGCAAAGTGGAGAGCAAGTTGAAGTCAAAGAAGAAAGTCAAGGTGAAGAAATTAAACAAGAGGAATTAATAAATCCCGAAGAAGAAGGAGTAGTAGAAAATAAAGATGAAAAACCAGTCGAAGAAccgaaagaagaaataaaagaaatagaagaaaaacaagaagaacaaaaaCCATCAGTGGaaacaaaagttgaaaaaacgaaaaaagaagATGTAAAAACTACAGATCAGACAGACGGTCCAGCAAAAGTGGAATCGAAGAAGCTAGAGGAAGTTGAAAATAAAacagaagaaacaaaaacagcaaaaaaaacagaaacaaaagaaGAACCAAGCAACGCAGCCG GACTAGAACAACCACCAATCACAACACAGAACGATAAAG AAATCGCTATCTTTGCTCACAACAAAATTCGAAAGACGCACAATTTAACCGAATTAAAATGGGACGAAGATTTAGCTAACAGTGCTCAGGAGTGGGCAGTAGAATTAGCAAAACAAAATTCAGAATTAAAACTTTCAGATCCAAAGACAAATGACTATGGTGAGAATTTATACCTGTCGGAAGGAACGAGTGTTTCTGCACGAAGCTATCAAGCTGTCTTGTGCTG GTATAAGCATGTTAAAGACTATGAAGTAGGTAATGACGTTTTAGACAAAGCCTTAACCTTCACACAACTGTTATGGCCTGCTACGAATAAATTTGGGGTTGGTGTGGCGTACCGTGAGGACACGAAGAAAACATACATTGTGGCAAGATACTCACCGCCTGGTAATACCAAGTTATCAGAAATACTAGAGCATGTGAAGAAAACAGGAA CTGCACCAAAAATTCCACGGATCGAAGAGTTAATTTCACCAATTGACTCCTCTTCACAAGAAG gtgATAAACCGTCTAATATGTCGACGTTATTTGACGTTCTCTGTCATTGGTGTATTAGTA
- the LOC130629734 gene encoding potassium voltage-gated channel protein Shaw-like isoform X3 encodes MRMRIKVTPSSVSESRPSLDSSDIDNIDLPSNNRGPDRNADRVIINVGGMRHETFRSTLKIFPDTRLGWIATNGSESIDAYDPVRNEYFFDRHPTAFSQILNFYRTGKLHSPTDICGPLFEEELTYWGLEEKSMEPCCWPKYNEHRDAQENLKVFDNAALNLRDDDDIDHRYEQETEAANNKSFQKFFKAIKPTCFNSRTWLNFKRKTWRVFEDHSMTASFLSKAISKISLTFILISVFSLCFHSMVYPYPVPESSRNNRTVNQLYSDILFGVDVVSVTWFTAEFALRFVSSPNRVSFMFQIMNVIDLLTVVPYYIQFSNGRKNYIFKGENNVVEILSVARLFRLFRFFRLSTGLEILKHTLIASSKELLLLLLLLAIPVAIFATIVYYCERNTLQTDFKTIPESLWWAIITMTTVGYGDMSPKTTPGKVFGALCATCSVLILALPVSIIGNNFTLFYHYAQARLKLPKKPKNALVGAANALVAEPSQHSLSPDEDEDNDSADNDSNDSSSPKETLKIDPDFIANNVSYSKRFQRERLSLYVTEPSRRSTRRSRSMGNFVKDSQRSNGNIKLRSKQRRRDVKRHESMHEKVKIEHDEEDERLGMDNVSFEVEHPSNPVEIQKKNNIPEATKHLSIAIDTDNKTNERELDLERNSQLNVNTFTELNGQPVNITRPGYNITPVDNVPPDIPTTVITDCDIFDSVDEALPARDEQGDFERNGISNHKYLSIHRQNGTVGKVNGINSDIPDGNMAGIRTGDDKLHVPQAGVLP; translated from the exons ATGAGGATGCGAATTAAAGTTACTCCTTCAAGCGTATCA GAATCCAGACCATCTCTCGACTCAAGTGATATTGACAACATTGACTTACCATCTAACAATCGAGGTCCAGACCGAAATGCAGATCGTGTTATAATCAACGTTGGCGGAATGCGCCATGAAACTTTCCGCTCGACTTTGAAGATATTTCCCGATACCAGATTGGGTTGGATTGCTACTAATGGTAGTGAAAGCATCGATGCCTATGATCCGGTCAGGAATGAATATTTCTTTGACCGTCATCCAACTGCATTCTCACAGATTCTTAACTTCTATAGGACAG GAAAACTTCATTCCCCAACAGATATTTGTGGTCCTTTATTCGAAGAAGAGTTAACATATTGGGGTTTAGAGGAAAAATCTATGGAGCCTTGTTGCTGGCCAAAATACAATGAGCATCGTGACGCTCAGGAAAACCTAAAAGTCTTTGACAATGCTGCTTTAAATTTACGGGACGACGACGACATCGATCACAGATACGAACAAGAAACAGAAGCGGCGAACAAtaaaagttttcaaaagttttttaaagctATCAAACCAACATGTTTTAACTCAAGGACGtggttaaattttaaaagaaaaacatggcGAGTATTTGAAGATCATTCCATGACTGCCAGTTTTTTATCAaag GCTATTTCCAAGATCTCGCTAACTTTTATCCTAATCTCAGTGTTTTCACTATGTTTCCATTCTATGGTGTACCCATATCCAGTACCCGAATCATCACGAAATAACCGAACAGTTAACCAATTATATTCCGATATTCTCTTTGGAGTAGATGTTGTATCGGTGACTTGGTTCACAGCTGAGTTTGCGTTACGATTCGTATCGAGTCCTAATCGTGTCTCGTTTATGTTTCAAATAATGAACGTTATCGACTTGCTTACGGTTGTTCCGTATTATATACAATTTTCAAACGgtagaaaaaattatattttcaaaggTGAAAACAATGTCGTTGAGATTTTATCAGTGGCTCGATTATTCCGACTATTCCGATTTTTCCGATTGTCAACAGGacttgaaattttaaaacacacaTTAATAGCGAGCTCAAAAGAATTATTACTGCTACTGTTACTATTAGCCATACCTGTCGCCATATTTGCCACCATCGTATACTATTGTGAAAGAAATACATTACAAACAGACTTTAAAACAATCCCAGAATCCTTATGGTGGGCAATTATTACAATGACCACGGTGGGTTATGGAGACATGTCGCCGAAAACAACTCCAGGAAAAGTATTTGGAGCGCTTTGTGCGACATGTAGTGTATTGATTCTTGCACTTCCGGTATCAATAATTG gCAATAACTTCACCCTGTTCTATCATTATGCTCAAGCACGCTTGAAACTAcccaaaaaacctaaaaatgcTTTGGTGGGAGCTGCAAATGCTCTTGTTGCCGAACCAAGTCAACACTCTTTAAGTCCTGATGAGGACGAGGACAACGATAGTGCAGACAACGATAGTAACGACAGTTCTTCACCAAAAGAAACTTTGAAAATCGATCCTGATTTTATCGCCAATAATGTTTCCTACAGCAAAAG ATTTCAACGAGAAAGATTATCTCTATATGTAACCGAACCGAGTCGTCGATCAACACGCCGAAGCCGAAGCATGGGCAATTTCGTCAAGGATTCACAAAGATCAAATGGAAATATAAAGCTACGAAGCAAGCAACGAAGGCGCGATGTAAAAAGACACGAGTCTATGCATGAAAAAGTGAAAATTGAGCACGATGAAGAAGACGAACGCTTAGGGATGGACAATGTAAGCTTTGAAGTTGAGCATCCATCAAATCCAGTagaaattcagaaaaaaaacaatattccaGAAGCAACAAAACATCTAAGCATAGCTATAGACACTGATAATAAAACCAACGAGCGCGAACTTGATTTAGAACGAAATAGTCAACTAAATGTCAACACATTCACGGAACTCAATGGTCAACCGGTTAATATTACGAGACCGGGTTATAATATAACACCGGTTGATAATGTACCACCGGATATACCGACTACAGTTATCACCGACTGCGATATCTTCGATAGTGTAGATGAAGCATTGCCAGCAAGAGACGAACAAGGAGACTTTGAGAGAAACGGTATTTCAAATCATAAATATCTTTCTATCCACAGACAAAACGGAACTGTAGGAAAGGTGAACGGTATAAATAGTGATATTCCTGATGGAAATATGGCAGGAATAAGGACGGGTGATGACAAATTGCATGTCCCGCAGGCGGGTGTGTTACCGTAG
- the LOC130629734 gene encoding potassium voltage-gated channel protein Shaw-like isoform X2 has translation MKGRKFGVCHINLQNESRPSLDSSDIDNIDLPSNNRGPDRNADRVIINVGGMRHETFRSTLKIFPDTRLGWIATNGSESIDAYDPVRNEYFFDRHPTAFSQILNFYRTGKLHSPTDICGPLFEEELTYWGLEEKSMEPCCWPKYNEHRDAQENLKVFDNAALNLRDDDDIDHRYEQETEAANNKSFQKFFKAIKPTCFNSRTWLNFKRKTWRVFEDHSMTASFLSKAISKISLTFILISVFSLCFHSMVYPYPVPESSRNNRTVNQLYSDILFGVDVVSVTWFTAEFALRFVSSPNRVSFMFQIMNVIDLLTVVPYYIQFSNGRKNYIFKGENNVVEILSVARLFRLFRFFRLSTGLEILKHTLIASSKELLLLLLLLAIPVAIFATIVYYCERNTLQTDFKTIPESLWWAIITMTTVGYGDMSPKTTPGKVFGALCATCSVLILALPVSIIGNNFTLFYHYAQARLKLPKKPKNALVGAANALVAEPSQHSLSPDEDEDNDSADNDSNDSSSPKETLKIDPDFIANNVSYSKRFQRERLSLYVTEPSRRSTRRSRSMGNFVKDSQRSNGNIKLRSKQRRRDVKRHESMHEKVKIEHDEEDERLGMDNVSFEVEHPSNPVEIQKKNNIPEATKHLSIAIDTDNKTNERELDLERNSQLNVNTFTELNGQPVNITRPGYNITPVDNVPPDIPTTVITDCDIFDSVDEALPARDEQGDFERNGISNHKYLSIHRQNGTVGKVNGINSDIPDGNMAGIRTGDDKLHVPQAGVLP, from the exons atgaAAGGAAGAAAATTTGGCGTGTGTCACATCAACTTGCAAAAT GAATCCAGACCATCTCTCGACTCAAGTGATATTGACAACATTGACTTACCATCTAACAATCGAGGTCCAGACCGAAATGCAGATCGTGTTATAATCAACGTTGGCGGAATGCGCCATGAAACTTTCCGCTCGACTTTGAAGATATTTCCCGATACCAGATTGGGTTGGATTGCTACTAATGGTAGTGAAAGCATCGATGCCTATGATCCGGTCAGGAATGAATATTTCTTTGACCGTCATCCAACTGCATTCTCACAGATTCTTAACTTCTATAGGACAG GAAAACTTCATTCCCCAACAGATATTTGTGGTCCTTTATTCGAAGAAGAGTTAACATATTGGGGTTTAGAGGAAAAATCTATGGAGCCTTGTTGCTGGCCAAAATACAATGAGCATCGTGACGCTCAGGAAAACCTAAAAGTCTTTGACAATGCTGCTTTAAATTTACGGGACGACGACGACATCGATCACAGATACGAACAAGAAACAGAAGCGGCGAACAAtaaaagttttcaaaagttttttaaagctATCAAACCAACATGTTTTAACTCAAGGACGtggttaaattttaaaagaaaaacatggcGAGTATTTGAAGATCATTCCATGACTGCCAGTTTTTTATCAaag GCTATTTCCAAGATCTCGCTAACTTTTATCCTAATCTCAGTGTTTTCACTATGTTTCCATTCTATGGTGTACCCATATCCAGTACCCGAATCATCACGAAATAACCGAACAGTTAACCAATTATATTCCGATATTCTCTTTGGAGTAGATGTTGTATCGGTGACTTGGTTCACAGCTGAGTTTGCGTTACGATTCGTATCGAGTCCTAATCGTGTCTCGTTTATGTTTCAAATAATGAACGTTATCGACTTGCTTACGGTTGTTCCGTATTATATACAATTTTCAAACGgtagaaaaaattatattttcaaaggTGAAAACAATGTCGTTGAGATTTTATCAGTGGCTCGATTATTCCGACTATTCCGATTTTTCCGATTGTCAACAGGacttgaaattttaaaacacacaTTAATAGCGAGCTCAAAAGAATTATTACTGCTACTGTTACTATTAGCCATACCTGTCGCCATATTTGCCACCATCGTATACTATTGTGAAAGAAATACATTACAAACAGACTTTAAAACAATCCCAGAATCCTTATGGTGGGCAATTATTACAATGACCACGGTGGGTTATGGAGACATGTCGCCGAAAACAACTCCAGGAAAAGTATTTGGAGCGCTTTGTGCGACATGTAGTGTATTGATTCTTGCACTTCCGGTATCAATAATTG gCAATAACTTCACCCTGTTCTATCATTATGCTCAAGCACGCTTGAAACTAcccaaaaaacctaaaaatgcTTTGGTGGGAGCTGCAAATGCTCTTGTTGCCGAACCAAGTCAACACTCTTTAAGTCCTGATGAGGACGAGGACAACGATAGTGCAGACAACGATAGTAACGACAGTTCTTCACCAAAAGAAACTTTGAAAATCGATCCTGATTTTATCGCCAATAATGTTTCCTACAGCAAAAG ATTTCAACGAGAAAGATTATCTCTATATGTAACCGAACCGAGTCGTCGATCAACACGCCGAAGCCGAAGCATGGGCAATTTCGTCAAGGATTCACAAAGATCAAATGGAAATATAAAGCTACGAAGCAAGCAACGAAGGCGCGATGTAAAAAGACACGAGTCTATGCATGAAAAAGTGAAAATTGAGCACGATGAAGAAGACGAACGCTTAGGGATGGACAATGTAAGCTTTGAAGTTGAGCATCCATCAAATCCAGTagaaattcagaaaaaaaacaatattccaGAAGCAACAAAACATCTAAGCATAGCTATAGACACTGATAATAAAACCAACGAGCGCGAACTTGATTTAGAACGAAATAGTCAACTAAATGTCAACACATTCACGGAACTCAATGGTCAACCGGTTAATATTACGAGACCGGGTTATAATATAACACCGGTTGATAATGTACCACCGGATATACCGACTACAGTTATCACCGACTGCGATATCTTCGATAGTGTAGATGAAGCATTGCCAGCAAGAGACGAACAAGGAGACTTTGAGAGAAACGGTATTTCAAATCATAAATATCTTTCTATCCACAGACAAAACGGAACTGTAGGAAAGGTGAACGGTATAAATAGTGATATTCCTGATGGAAATATGGCAGGAATAAGGACGGGTGATGACAAATTGCATGTCCCGCAGGCGGGTGTGTTACCGTAG
- the LOC130629734 gene encoding potassium voltage-gated channel subfamily C member 1-like isoform X1 has protein sequence MEIANVDLSDVSDDEEVKAQIHHKKIARTQSEGIPFEVKTPKEGNLRVGSLGGFRKISDEEHEVWTRQNLKRRTGLLNTPVSKRNSRGRLAAHLEESGEISSLYSDENDNYESRPSLDSSDIDNIDLPSNNRGPDRNADRVIINVGGMRHETFRSTLKIFPDTRLGWIATNGSESIDAYDPVRNEYFFDRHPTAFSQILNFYRTGKLHSPTDICGPLFEEELTYWGLEEKSMEPCCWPKYNEHRDAQENLKVFDNAALNLRDDDDIDHRYEQETEAANNKSFQKFFKAIKPTCFNSRTWLNFKRKTWRVFEDHSMTASFLSKAISKISLTFILISVFSLCFHSMVYPYPVPESSRNNRTVNQLYSDILFGVDVVSVTWFTAEFALRFVSSPNRVSFMFQIMNVIDLLTVVPYYIQFSNGRKNYIFKGENNVVEILSVARLFRLFRFFRLSTGLEILKHTLIASSKELLLLLLLLAIPVAIFATIVYYCERNTLQTDFKTIPESLWWAIITMTTVGYGDMSPKTTPGKVFGALCATCSVLILALPVSIIGNNFTLFYHYAQARLKLPKKPKNALVGAANALVAEPSQHSLSPDEDEDNDSADNDSNDSSSPKETLKIDPDFIANNVSYSKRFQRERLSLYVTEPSRRSTRRSRSMGNFVKDSQRSNGNIKLRSKQRRRDVKRHESMHEKVKIEHDEEDERLGMDNVSFEVEHPSNPVEIQKKNNIPEATKHLSIAIDTDNKTNERELDLERNSQLNVNTFTELNGQPVNITRPGYNITPVDNVPPDIPTTVITDCDIFDSVDEALPARDEQGDFERNGISNHKYLSIHRQNGTVGKVNGINSDIPDGNMAGIRTGDDKLHVPQAGVLP, from the exons ATGGAAATTGCAAACGTTGATTTAAGTGATGTTAGTGATGACGAAGAGGTTAAAGCACAGATCCATCATAAAAAAATCGCGAGAACACAATCTGAGGGCATACCGTTTGAAGTGAAAACGCCCAAAGAAGGAAATTTACGAGTTGGATCTTTAGGTGGATTCCGAAAAATTAGTGATGAAGAACACGAGGTGTGGACTCGACAGAATTTGAAGAGGCGGACTGGATTGTTGAACACACCTGTTTCTAAGAGAAACAGCAGAGGCAGATTGGCTGCTCATCTAGAGGAAAGCGGAGAAATCTCGTCTTTATACAGTGATGAAAATGATAATTAC GAATCCAGACCATCTCTCGACTCAAGTGATATTGACAACATTGACTTACCATCTAACAATCGAGGTCCAGACCGAAATGCAGATCGTGTTATAATCAACGTTGGCGGAATGCGCCATGAAACTTTCCGCTCGACTTTGAAGATATTTCCCGATACCAGATTGGGTTGGATTGCTACTAATGGTAGTGAAAGCATCGATGCCTATGATCCGGTCAGGAATGAATATTTCTTTGACCGTCATCCAACTGCATTCTCACAGATTCTTAACTTCTATAGGACAG GAAAACTTCATTCCCCAACAGATATTTGTGGTCCTTTATTCGAAGAAGAGTTAACATATTGGGGTTTAGAGGAAAAATCTATGGAGCCTTGTTGCTGGCCAAAATACAATGAGCATCGTGACGCTCAGGAAAACCTAAAAGTCTTTGACAATGCTGCTTTAAATTTACGGGACGACGACGACATCGATCACAGATACGAACAAGAAACAGAAGCGGCGAACAAtaaaagttttcaaaagttttttaaagctATCAAACCAACATGTTTTAACTCAAGGACGtggttaaattttaaaagaaaaacatggcGAGTATTTGAAGATCATTCCATGACTGCCAGTTTTTTATCAaag GCTATTTCCAAGATCTCGCTAACTTTTATCCTAATCTCAGTGTTTTCACTATGTTTCCATTCTATGGTGTACCCATATCCAGTACCCGAATCATCACGAAATAACCGAACAGTTAACCAATTATATTCCGATATTCTCTTTGGAGTAGATGTTGTATCGGTGACTTGGTTCACAGCTGAGTTTGCGTTACGATTCGTATCGAGTCCTAATCGTGTCTCGTTTATGTTTCAAATAATGAACGTTATCGACTTGCTTACGGTTGTTCCGTATTATATACAATTTTCAAACGgtagaaaaaattatattttcaaaggTGAAAACAATGTCGTTGAGATTTTATCAGTGGCTCGATTATTCCGACTATTCCGATTTTTCCGATTGTCAACAGGacttgaaattttaaaacacacaTTAATAGCGAGCTCAAAAGAATTATTACTGCTACTGTTACTATTAGCCATACCTGTCGCCATATTTGCCACCATCGTATACTATTGTGAAAGAAATACATTACAAACAGACTTTAAAACAATCCCAGAATCCTTATGGTGGGCAATTATTACAATGACCACGGTGGGTTATGGAGACATGTCGCCGAAAACAACTCCAGGAAAAGTATTTGGAGCGCTTTGTGCGACATGTAGTGTATTGATTCTTGCACTTCCGGTATCAATAATTG gCAATAACTTCACCCTGTTCTATCATTATGCTCAAGCACGCTTGAAACTAcccaaaaaacctaaaaatgcTTTGGTGGGAGCTGCAAATGCTCTTGTTGCCGAACCAAGTCAACACTCTTTAAGTCCTGATGAGGACGAGGACAACGATAGTGCAGACAACGATAGTAACGACAGTTCTTCACCAAAAGAAACTTTGAAAATCGATCCTGATTTTATCGCCAATAATGTTTCCTACAGCAAAAG ATTTCAACGAGAAAGATTATCTCTATATGTAACCGAACCGAGTCGTCGATCAACACGCCGAAGCCGAAGCATGGGCAATTTCGTCAAGGATTCACAAAGATCAAATGGAAATATAAAGCTACGAAGCAAGCAACGAAGGCGCGATGTAAAAAGACACGAGTCTATGCATGAAAAAGTGAAAATTGAGCACGATGAAGAAGACGAACGCTTAGGGATGGACAATGTAAGCTTTGAAGTTGAGCATCCATCAAATCCAGTagaaattcagaaaaaaaacaatattccaGAAGCAACAAAACATCTAAGCATAGCTATAGACACTGATAATAAAACCAACGAGCGCGAACTTGATTTAGAACGAAATAGTCAACTAAATGTCAACACATTCACGGAACTCAATGGTCAACCGGTTAATATTACGAGACCGGGTTATAATATAACACCGGTTGATAATGTACCACCGGATATACCGACTACAGTTATCACCGACTGCGATATCTTCGATAGTGTAGATGAAGCATTGCCAGCAAGAGACGAACAAGGAGACTTTGAGAGAAACGGTATTTCAAATCATAAATATCTTTCTATCCACAGACAAAACGGAACTGTAGGAAAGGTGAACGGTATAAATAGTGATATTCCTGATGGAAATATGGCAGGAATAAGGACGGGTGATGACAAATTGCATGTCCCGCAGGCGGGTGTGTTACCGTAG
- the LOC130629734 gene encoding potassium voltage-gated channel protein Shaw-like isoform X4 has product MIELRRRNHHLESRPSLDSSDIDNIDLPSNNRGPDRNADRVIINVGGMRHETFRSTLKIFPDTRLGWIATNGSESIDAYDPVRNEYFFDRHPTAFSQILNFYRTGKLHSPTDICGPLFEEELTYWGLEEKSMEPCCWPKYNEHRDAQENLKVFDNAALNLRDDDDIDHRYEQETEAANNKSFQKFFKAIKPTCFNSRTWLNFKRKTWRVFEDHSMTASFLSKAISKISLTFILISVFSLCFHSMVYPYPVPESSRNNRTVNQLYSDILFGVDVVSVTWFTAEFALRFVSSPNRVSFMFQIMNVIDLLTVVPYYIQFSNGRKNYIFKGENNVVEILSVARLFRLFRFFRLSTGLEILKHTLIASSKELLLLLLLLAIPVAIFATIVYYCERNTLQTDFKTIPESLWWAIITMTTVGYGDMSPKTTPGKVFGALCATCSVLILALPVSIIGNNFTLFYHYAQARLKLPKKPKNALVGAANALVAEPSQHSLSPDEDEDNDSADNDSNDSSSPKETLKIDPDFIANNVSYSKRFQRERLSLYVTEPSRRSTRRSRSMGNFVKDSQRSNGNIKLRSKQRRRDVKRHESMHEKVKIEHDEEDERLGMDNVSFEVEHPSNPVEIQKKNNIPEATKHLSIAIDTDNKTNERELDLERNSQLNVNTFTELNGQPVNITRPGYNITPVDNVPPDIPTTVITDCDIFDSVDEALPARDEQGDFERNGISNHKYLSIHRQNGTVGKVNGINSDIPDGNMAGIRTGDDKLHVPQAGVLP; this is encoded by the exons ATGATAGAACTAAGAAGAAGGAATCACCACTTG GAATCCAGACCATCTCTCGACTCAAGTGATATTGACAACATTGACTTACCATCTAACAATCGAGGTCCAGACCGAAATGCAGATCGTGTTATAATCAACGTTGGCGGAATGCGCCATGAAACTTTCCGCTCGACTTTGAAGATATTTCCCGATACCAGATTGGGTTGGATTGCTACTAATGGTAGTGAAAGCATCGATGCCTATGATCCGGTCAGGAATGAATATTTCTTTGACCGTCATCCAACTGCATTCTCACAGATTCTTAACTTCTATAGGACAG GAAAACTTCATTCCCCAACAGATATTTGTGGTCCTTTATTCGAAGAAGAGTTAACATATTGGGGTTTAGAGGAAAAATCTATGGAGCCTTGTTGCTGGCCAAAATACAATGAGCATCGTGACGCTCAGGAAAACCTAAAAGTCTTTGACAATGCTGCTTTAAATTTACGGGACGACGACGACATCGATCACAGATACGAACAAGAAACAGAAGCGGCGAACAAtaaaagttttcaaaagttttttaaagctATCAAACCAACATGTTTTAACTCAAGGACGtggttaaattttaaaagaaaaacatggcGAGTATTTGAAGATCATTCCATGACTGCCAGTTTTTTATCAaag GCTATTTCCAAGATCTCGCTAACTTTTATCCTAATCTCAGTGTTTTCACTATGTTTCCATTCTATGGTGTACCCATATCCAGTACCCGAATCATCACGAAATAACCGAACAGTTAACCAATTATATTCCGATATTCTCTTTGGAGTAGATGTTGTATCGGTGACTTGGTTCACAGCTGAGTTTGCGTTACGATTCGTATCGAGTCCTAATCGTGTCTCGTTTATGTTTCAAATAATGAACGTTATCGACTTGCTTACGGTTGTTCCGTATTATATACAATTTTCAAACGgtagaaaaaattatattttcaaaggTGAAAACAATGTCGTTGAGATTTTATCAGTGGCTCGATTATTCCGACTATTCCGATTTTTCCGATTGTCAACAGGacttgaaattttaaaacacacaTTAATAGCGAGCTCAAAAGAATTATTACTGCTACTGTTACTATTAGCCATACCTGTCGCCATATTTGCCACCATCGTATACTATTGTGAAAGAAATACATTACAAACAGACTTTAAAACAATCCCAGAATCCTTATGGTGGGCAATTATTACAATGACCACGGTGGGTTATGGAGACATGTCGCCGAAAACAACTCCAGGAAAAGTATTTGGAGCGCTTTGTGCGACATGTAGTGTATTGATTCTTGCACTTCCGGTATCAATAATTG gCAATAACTTCACCCTGTTCTATCATTATGCTCAAGCACGCTTGAAACTAcccaaaaaacctaaaaatgcTTTGGTGGGAGCTGCAAATGCTCTTGTTGCCGAACCAAGTCAACACTCTTTAAGTCCTGATGAGGACGAGGACAACGATAGTGCAGACAACGATAGTAACGACAGTTCTTCACCAAAAGAAACTTTGAAAATCGATCCTGATTTTATCGCCAATAATGTTTCCTACAGCAAAAG ATTTCAACGAGAAAGATTATCTCTATATGTAACCGAACCGAGTCGTCGATCAACACGCCGAAGCCGAAGCATGGGCAATTTCGTCAAGGATTCACAAAGATCAAATGGAAATATAAAGCTACGAAGCAAGCAACGAAGGCGCGATGTAAAAAGACACGAGTCTATGCATGAAAAAGTGAAAATTGAGCACGATGAAGAAGACGAACGCTTAGGGATGGACAATGTAAGCTTTGAAGTTGAGCATCCATCAAATCCAGTagaaattcagaaaaaaaacaatattccaGAAGCAACAAAACATCTAAGCATAGCTATAGACACTGATAATAAAACCAACGAGCGCGAACTTGATTTAGAACGAAATAGTCAACTAAATGTCAACACATTCACGGAACTCAATGGTCAACCGGTTAATATTACGAGACCGGGTTATAATATAACACCGGTTGATAATGTACCACCGGATATACCGACTACAGTTATCACCGACTGCGATATCTTCGATAGTGTAGATGAAGCATTGCCAGCAAGAGACGAACAAGGAGACTTTGAGAGAAACGGTATTTCAAATCATAAATATCTTTCTATCCACAGACAAAACGGAACTGTAGGAAAGGTGAACGGTATAAATAGTGATATTCCTGATGGAAATATGGCAGGAATAAGGACGGGTGATGACAAATTGCATGTCCCGCAGGCGGGTGTGTTACCGTAG